In one Shinella zoogloeoides genomic region, the following are encoded:
- a CDS encoding fumarylacetoacetate hydrolase family protein, which produces MAVTAGDFSRGTYVGRVWRPDVQGPAVVVLREGRLCDITSRDVPTMRDLLEKDDPAAAARATACESLGTLDAVLEASIEGAGNFSRLHLLAPCDLQAVKACGVTFARSMIERVIEEKAAGDPALADKMRGRVTAIIGDSLRDLKAGSEAAAKVKAALIEEGVWSQYLEVGIGPDAEVFTKAPVLASVGWGASVGLHPVSRWNNPEPEIVLAVDSQGRVKGATLGNDVNLRDVEGRSALLLGKAKDNNASAAIGPFIRLFDETYSMDDVRTADLDLLIEGEDGFVLKGRSTMREISRDPLDLVSQTIGRHHQYPDGFMLFMGTLFAPVEDRDAPGQGFTHKEGDRVAISNAALGSLVNTVRLSTEAPPWTFGIAALMRNLASRGLL; this is translated from the coding sequence GTGGCGGTGACGGCAGGAGATTTTTCGCGGGGAACCTATGTCGGCCGCGTCTGGCGGCCCGATGTACAGGGGCCGGCGGTCGTGGTGCTGCGGGAGGGCAGGCTTTGCGACATCACGTCGAGGGACGTGCCGACCATGCGCGATCTCCTGGAAAAGGACGATCCGGCCGCGGCTGCCCGCGCGACGGCGTGCGAATCCCTGGGCACGCTCGATGCCGTGCTGGAGGCCTCCATCGAAGGCGCCGGCAACTTTTCCCGCCTTCACCTGCTCGCGCCCTGCGATCTTCAGGCGGTGAAGGCGTGCGGCGTCACCTTCGCCCGCTCGATGATCGAACGGGTGATCGAGGAAAAGGCGGCGGGCGATCCGGCGCTGGCGGATAAGATGCGCGGTCGCGTCACGGCCATCATCGGCGACAGCCTGCGCGACTTGAAGGCCGGCTCGGAGGCTGCGGCGAAGGTCAAGGCGGCGCTGATCGAGGAGGGCGTCTGGTCGCAATATCTGGAGGTCGGCATCGGCCCGGATGCGGAGGTCTTCACCAAGGCGCCGGTGCTTGCCTCGGTCGGCTGGGGTGCTTCGGTCGGGCTGCATCCGGTCTCGCGGTGGAACAATCCCGAGCCGGAGATCGTGCTTGCGGTGGACAGCCAGGGCCGCGTGAAGGGTGCGACGCTCGGCAACGACGTGAACCTGCGCGACGTCGAGGGCCGCTCGGCGCTGCTGCTCGGCAAGGCGAAGGACAACAATGCCTCCGCCGCCATCGGTCCGTTCATCCGCCTGTTCGACGAGACCTATTCGATGGACGACGTGCGCACGGCCGATCTCGATCTTCTCATCGAAGGCGAGGACGGCTTCGTGCTAAAGGGCCGCAGCACGATGCGCGAGATCAGCCGCGATCCGCTCGACCTCGTTTCCCAGACCATCGGCAGGCACCATCAATATCCTGACGGTTTCATGCTGTTCATGGGCACGCTCTTTGCGCCCGTCGAGGACCGCGACGCGCCGGGGCAGGGGTTCACGCACAAGGAAGGCGACCGGGTCGCGATCTCGAATGCAGCGCTCGGCAGCCTGGTCAACACCGTGCGTCTTTCCACCGAAGCCCCACCCTGGACCTTCGGCATCGCCGCGCTGATGCGCAACCTTGCCTCACGCGGGCTGCTCTGA
- a CDS encoding Lrp/AsnC family transcriptional regulator, whose amino-acid sequence MGDGTLDETSRKILRLLQTEPELTVAEIGERVGLSHTPCWRRIKEMEKQGIIRGRIVTIEPKLVGFEVSVFCFVRLKQHDEATLLEFEKAVKNMPEVVQCYSMTGDHDYVLRVLTSSVRQYEEILKKALLRLPGVGFVNSSFALDELKNTHRVPI is encoded by the coding sequence ATGGGCGATGGCACGCTGGACGAGACGAGCCGCAAGATCCTTCGGCTTCTGCAGACCGAGCCGGAACTGACGGTCGCCGAGATCGGCGAGCGCGTCGGGCTCAGCCATACGCCGTGCTGGCGGCGTATCAAGGAGATGGAAAAGCAGGGCATCATCCGCGGCCGCATCGTCACGATCGAGCCGAAGCTCGTCGGTTTCGAGGTTTCGGTCTTCTGCTTCGTGCGGCTGAAGCAGCACGACGAGGCGACGCTGCTGGAATTCGAGAAGGCGGTGAAGAACATGCCGGAGGTGGTGCAATGCTACTCGATGACCGGCGACCACGACTATGTGCTGCGCGTGCTGACGAGCAGCGTGCGCCAGTACGAGGAGATCCTGAAAAAGGCTTTGCTGCGCCTGCCCGGTGTCGGTTTCGTCAATTCCAGCTTCGCGCTCGACGAGTTGAAGAACACCCATCGGGTCCCGATCTGA
- a CDS encoding indolepyruvate ferredoxin oxidoreductase family protein has product MLKQSFSLEDKYTAEEGRIFLSGIQALVRLPIVQMRRDRAAGLNTAAFISGYRGSPLGGYDQQLAKAGKHLAAHDVVFRPGVNEDLAATAVWGTQQLHLSPGARYDGVSGYWYGKGPGVDRCGDVLKHANAAGTAKHGGVLCFAGDDHSAKSSSIPHQSDHAFMSALIPVLYPSSIHEFVEYGLLGTAMSRYSGCWVGMKFISDTVETTASVDLAGERRQFVIPENFELPPGGLNLRWPDPPLPQDERLQTYKGYAAIAFARANRVDEVTHDVPRARFGIIASGKAYEDVLQALKELSLGPAEMAEIGMRIYKVRMPWPLEPEGVREFSQGLEEVLVVEERREIIENQIKQQLFNWHPGERPRIIGKFDHQDHAFLPLSQALTVGMVARAIAARLLQFEFDAGLKKVIADELAYLLEREKVRKTHAAPIERVPYFCSGCPHNSSTKVPEGSRATAGIGCHYMVQWMDRSTATFTHMGAEGVPWSGIAPFTDEKHIFVNLGDGTYYHSGILAIRQSVAAGVNITYKVLYNDAVAMTGGQAVDGPISPEAVTRQLFDEGVAPIYLVSDHPEAYSPSLLAPGVIVRHRDEMDRVMRDIREAPGCSAIVYVQACAAEKRRRRSRGLMEDPPVRLMINPAVCEGCGDCSTQSNCVSVEPLDTELGRKRKINQSTCNKDYSCLKGFCPSFVTVEGGRLRKGARSNPDMTGVPEPEIVRIGDRSYNIAIAGIGGTGILTISAILGMAAHLDGKSPMILDMAGLAQKGGAVMSHLRIGLHDQDVSSPRIITGGADLLIAADDVVASSKDAVTLCDHHRTTGVVNTRLTPVADFVRNRDFDFRRRDVEGTVRAALRETSHLFDFTTIAEKVAGNAMATNILMTGFAWQKGLIPLTRQSIEQAIVLNGVAVDATLSAFGWGRLIAADPARAERLLHTGKPAETLETMATEDLIAHRMKHLTAYQNAALASRYKALVDRVRAAERVLGPDDRLTRTVAHVYAQLLAYKDEYEVARLFSDPSFKAGLAEQFEGQYKIAFNLAPPFLKGEDANGRPRKRRFGRWMLPAFGLLAGLKGLRGTAFDPFGRTAERRMERRLIADYEAQVAHVLQALRRETLDAAIALLSLYGEIRGYGPVKEAAAERAKAREAEMRKAFDMAG; this is encoded by the coding sequence ATGCTGAAGCAGAGCTTTTCTCTCGAGGACAAGTATACGGCGGAGGAGGGAAGGATCTTCCTTTCCGGCATCCAGGCGCTCGTGCGCCTGCCGATCGTTCAGATGCGGCGCGATCGCGCCGCGGGGCTGAACACCGCCGCATTCATCTCGGGTTATCGCGGATCGCCGCTCGGCGGCTATGACCAGCAGCTTGCGAAAGCCGGAAAGCACCTGGCGGCGCACGACGTCGTGTTCCGGCCCGGTGTGAACGAGGACCTGGCGGCGACCGCTGTCTGGGGCACGCAGCAACTGCACCTGTCGCCCGGCGCGCGCTACGATGGCGTTTCCGGCTACTGGTACGGCAAGGGGCCGGGCGTCGACCGCTGCGGCGACGTGCTGAAGCACGCCAATGCCGCGGGCACCGCGAAACATGGCGGCGTGCTCTGTTTTGCCGGCGACGACCATTCGGCAAAGTCGTCCTCGATCCCGCACCAGTCGGACCACGCCTTCATGTCGGCGCTGATCCCGGTGCTCTATCCGTCCTCGATCCACGAATTCGTCGAATACGGCCTGCTCGGCACGGCCATGTCGCGCTATTCCGGCTGCTGGGTCGGTATGAAGTTCATCTCCGATACCGTGGAGACGACGGCCTCGGTGGACCTTGCGGGCGAGCGCCGCCAGTTCGTGATCCCCGAAAATTTCGAGTTGCCGCCGGGCGGGCTCAACCTGCGCTGGCCCGATCCGCCGCTGCCGCAGGACGAGCGGCTGCAGACCTACAAGGGTTACGCCGCCATTGCGTTTGCCCGCGCCAACCGGGTTGACGAGGTGACGCATGACGTGCCGCGCGCCCGCTTCGGCATCATCGCCTCGGGCAAGGCCTATGAGGATGTGCTGCAGGCGCTGAAGGAGCTTTCGCTCGGACCGGCCGAGATGGCCGAGATCGGCATGCGCATCTACAAGGTCCGCATGCCCTGGCCGCTGGAGCCGGAGGGCGTGCGCGAATTCTCGCAGGGGCTCGAGGAGGTGCTGGTCGTCGAGGAACGCCGCGAGATCATCGAGAACCAGATCAAGCAGCAGCTCTTCAACTGGCATCCCGGCGAACGGCCGCGTATCATCGGCAAGTTCGACCATCAGGATCATGCGTTCCTGCCGCTTTCTCAGGCGCTGACGGTGGGCATGGTGGCGCGGGCGATCGCCGCGCGGCTCCTGCAATTCGAGTTCGACGCGGGCCTCAAGAAGGTGATCGCCGACGAGCTTGCCTATCTTCTGGAGCGCGAGAAGGTCCGCAAGACCCATGCCGCGCCCATCGAGCGCGTGCCCTATTTCTGCTCGGGCTGTCCGCACAATAGCTCGACGAAAGTGCCGGAAGGCAGCCGGGCGACGGCAGGTATCGGCTGTCACTACATGGTGCAGTGGATGGATCGCTCGACCGCCACCTTCACCCATATGGGCGCCGAGGGCGTGCCGTGGTCGGGCATCGCGCCGTTCACCGACGAGAAGCACATCTTCGTCAATCTCGGCGACGGCACCTACTACCATTCCGGCATCCTGGCGATCCGCCAGTCGGTCGCCGCCGGCGTCAACATCACCTACAAGGTGCTCTACAACGACGCGGTGGCGATGACCGGCGGGCAGGCCGTGGACGGGCCGATCAGCCCCGAGGCGGTGACACGCCAGCTCTTCGACGAGGGCGTCGCGCCGATCTATCTCGTCTCCGACCACCCGGAAGCCTATTCGCCCTCCCTCCTCGCGCCCGGCGTCATCGTGCGCCATCGCGACGAGATGGACCGGGTGATGCGCGACATCCGCGAGGCGCCCGGCTGCTCGGCCATCGTCTATGTACAGGCCTGCGCGGCGGAAAAGCGCCGCCGGCGTTCGCGCGGCCTGATGGAGGACCCGCCGGTCCGCCTGATGATCAACCCGGCCGTCTGCGAAGGCTGCGGCGACTGTTCCACCCAGTCGAACTGCGTCTCCGTCGAACCGCTCGACACGGAACTCGGCCGCAAGCGAAAGATCAACCAGTCGACCTGCAACAAGGACTATTCCTGCCTCAAGGGCTTCTGTCCGTCCTTCGTGACGGTGGAGGGCGGGCGGTTGCGCAAGGGCGCGCGCTCCAACCCTGATATGACCGGCGTTCCCGAGCCCGAGATCGTCCGCATCGGCGACCGTTCCTACAACATCGCCATCGCCGGCATCGGCGGCACGGGCATCCTGACCATCAGCGCCATCCTCGGCATGGCCGCCCATCTCGACGGCAAGTCGCCGATGATCCTGGACATGGCGGGCCTTGCCCAGAAGGGCGGGGCGGTGATGAGCCACCTGCGCATCGGCCTTCATGACCAGGACGTCTCCTCGCCGCGCATCATCACCGGCGGCGCCGACCTGCTGATCGCCGCCGACGACGTGGTGGCATCCTCCAAGGATGCGGTGACGCTCTGCGACCACCACCGCACGACGGGCGTCGTCAATACCCGGCTGACGCCGGTCGCCGATTTCGTGCGCAACCGCGACTTCGACTTCCGCCGCCGTGATGTGGAAGGCACTGTACGCGCGGCGCTGCGTGAGACCTCGCATCTCTTCGACTTCACGACGATCGCCGAGAAGGTCGCCGGCAATGCCATGGCGACGAACATCCTGATGACCGGCTTTGCCTGGCAGAAGGGGCTGATCCCGCTCACCCGCCAGTCCATCGAACAGGCGATCGTGTTGAACGGCGTCGCCGTGGATGCCACGCTCTCCGCCTTCGGCTGGGGGCGGCTGATCGCCGCCGACCCGGCCCGCGCCGAACGCCTCCTGCATACGGGCAAGCCCGCCGAGACGCTGGAGACCATGGCAACGGAAGACCTCATCGCCCATCGCATGAAGCACCTCACAGCCTACCAGAACGCCGCGCTCGCCAGCCGCTACAAGGCGCTGGTCGACCGGGTGCGTGCGGCGGAACGGGTGCTCGGGCCGGACGACCGGCTGACGCGCACTGTAGCGCATGTCTACGCCCAGCTCCTTGCCTACAAGGACGAATATGAGGTGGCGCGGCTCTTCAGCGATCCCTCCTTCAAGGCGGGTCTGGCCGAGCAGTTCGAGGGCCAGTACAAAATCGCCTTCAACCTCGCGCCGCCCTTCCTCAAGGGGGAGGACGCGAACGGGCGGCCGCGCAAGCGCCGCTTCGGCCGCTGGATGCTGCCGGCCTTCGGCCTTCTCGCCGGTCTCAAGGGTCTGCGCGGCACCGCCTTCGATCCGTTCGGCCGCACCGCCGAGCGCCGCATGGAGCGCCGGCTCATCGCCGACTACGAGGCGCAAGTGGCGCATGTGCTGCAGGCCCTTCGCCGCGAAACCCTCGACGCCGCCATTGCGCTTCTTTCGCTTTACGGCGAGATTCGCGGTTATGGTCCGGTGAAGGAGGCGGCGGCGGAGCGGGCGAAGGCGCGCGAGGCGGAAATGCGCAAGGCATTCGATATGGCAGGATAG
- a CDS encoding isovaleryl-CoA dehydrogenase, which produces MSFGLGDDIDALRESVRRFSADRIAPQAAEIDRSNNFPMPLWRELGDLGLLGITAPEGYGGSGMGYLAHCVAMEEISRASASVGLSYGAHSNLCVNQIIRNASQAQRERYLPKLISGEHVGALAMSEPGAGSDVVSMKLRAEKRGDRYVLNGNKMWITNGPDADVLVVYAKTDPEAGSRGITAFLIEKGFKGFSTAQKLDKLGMRGSNTCELVFTDCEVPEENVMGTVGRGVNVLMSGLDYERVVLSGGPLGIMAACLDVVVPYLHERKQFDRPIGEFQLMQGKVADMYVALNACRAYVYAVAAACDRGETTRKDAAGCILYSAECATKLALEAIQALGGNGYINDYPTGRLLRDAKLYEIGAGTSEIRRMLIGREIFQETL; this is translated from the coding sequence ATGAGCTTCGGGCTCGGGGACGATATCGATGCGCTGCGCGAGAGCGTGCGGCGCTTTTCGGCCGATCGCATCGCGCCGCAGGCGGCGGAAATCGACCGCAGCAACAATTTTCCGATGCCGCTGTGGCGGGAGCTCGGCGATCTCGGCCTGCTCGGCATCACCGCGCCGGAAGGTTATGGCGGCTCCGGCATGGGCTATCTCGCCCATTGCGTGGCGATGGAGGAGATCAGCCGGGCCTCGGCTTCTGTCGGCCTCAGCTACGGCGCCCATTCCAACCTCTGCGTCAACCAGATCATCCGCAATGCCTCGCAGGCACAGCGCGAACGATACCTGCCGAAGCTGATCTCCGGCGAGCATGTCGGCGCGCTCGCCATGTCGGAGCCGGGCGCGGGCTCGGACGTCGTCTCCATGAAGCTGCGCGCGGAGAAGCGCGGCGACCGCTACGTGCTGAACGGCAACAAGATGTGGATCACCAACGGGCCGGATGCGGACGTGCTGGTGGTCTACGCCAAGACCGATCCCGAGGCCGGCTCGCGCGGCATCACCGCCTTCCTCATCGAGAAGGGCTTCAAGGGCTTTTCGACCGCCCAGAAGCTCGACAAGCTCGGCATGCGCGGCTCCAACACCTGCGAACTCGTCTTCACCGATTGCGAGGTGCCGGAGGAGAACGTGATGGGTACGGTGGGGCGCGGCGTCAACGTGCTGATGTCCGGCCTCGACTACGAGCGCGTCGTCCTGTCGGGCGGCCCGCTCGGCATCATGGCGGCGTGCCTCGACGTGGTGGTTCCCTATCTCCATGAGCGAAAGCAATTCGACCGGCCCATCGGCGAATTCCAGCTCATGCAGGGCAAGGTCGCCGACATGTATGTCGCGCTCAACGCCTGCCGCGCCTATGTCTATGCCGTGGCTGCCGCCTGCGACCGGGGCGAGACGACCCGCAAGGACGCTGCCGGCTGCATCCTCTATTCGGCCGAATGCGCGACGAAGCTGGCGCTGGAAGCTATCCAGGCGCTCGGCGGCAACGGCTATATCAACGACTACCCGACCGGCCGCTTGCTGCGCGACGCCAAGCTCTACGAGATCGGCGCCGGCACCTCTGAAATCCGCCGCATGCTGATCGGCCGCGAAATCTTTCAGGAGACGCTGTAA
- a CDS encoding carboxyl transferase domain-containing protein, giving the protein MPVIPSAVNTRSETFAANRKAMLDALALVEEAASLAMDGGGAKARDRHVSRGKLLPRDRVAQLLDPGSPFLEIGLTAGHGLYDGASPSGGMISGIGRVSGRECMIVCNDATVKGGTYYPITVKKHLRAQEIAVENRLPCIYLVDSGGANLPNQDEVFPDRDHFGRIFYNQAQMSAAGIPQVAVVMGSCTAGGAYVPAMSDETVIVENQGTIFLAGPPLVKAATGEVVTAEDLGGGDVHTRLSGVADHLARDDRHALEIARQIAANLNTRKPEVTKSGDGDAPLYDPEELLGIVPADTRTPYDVREVIARVVDGSRFDEFKARFGTTLVCGFAALHGLPVGIIANNGVLFSEAALKGAHFIELCAQRGIPLLFLQNITGFMVGRKYEAEGIAKHGAKLVTAVATAKVPKLTVLIGGSYGAGNYGMCGRAYSPRFLWTWPNSRISVMGGEQAAGVLATVRREGIERTGGSWSAEEEAAFKQPTIDMFARQSHPLYASARLWDDGIVDPRKTRDVLALSLSAALNAPVEPTRFGVFRM; this is encoded by the coding sequence ATGCCGGTCATCCCCTCGGCCGTGAACACGCGCAGCGAGACTTTTGCAGCGAACCGCAAGGCGATGCTCGATGCGCTCGCGCTCGTCGAGGAAGCCGCGAGCCTTGCCATGGACGGCGGCGGTGCGAAGGCGCGGGATCGCCATGTCTCCCGCGGCAAGCTCCTGCCGCGCGACCGCGTGGCGCAATTGCTCGATCCCGGCTCGCCCTTCCTCGAAATCGGCCTCACCGCCGGCCACGGACTCTATGACGGTGCCTCGCCCTCCGGCGGCATGATATCGGGCATCGGCCGCGTGTCCGGTCGAGAATGCATGATCGTCTGCAACGATGCCACGGTGAAGGGCGGCACCTATTACCCGATCACCGTGAAGAAGCATCTGCGCGCGCAGGAGATCGCCGTGGAGAACCGGCTGCCCTGCATCTATCTCGTCGATTCCGGCGGCGCGAACCTGCCGAACCAGGACGAGGTGTTTCCCGACCGTGATCATTTCGGCCGAATCTTCTACAACCAGGCGCAGATGTCCGCGGCCGGCATTCCGCAGGTCGCCGTCGTCATGGGAAGCTGCACGGCGGGCGGCGCCTATGTGCCGGCGATGAGCGACGAGACCGTCATCGTCGAGAACCAGGGCACGATCTTCCTCGCCGGCCCGCCGCTGGTAAAGGCCGCGACGGGCGAGGTGGTGACGGCCGAAGACCTCGGTGGTGGCGACGTACACACCCGCCTTTCCGGCGTCGCGGATCATCTTGCGCGCGACGACCGTCATGCGCTGGAAATCGCCCGCCAGATCGCCGCCAACCTCAATACGCGTAAGCCGGAGGTTACGAAATCGGGCGACGGTGATGCGCCGCTCTACGACCCGGAAGAGCTGCTCGGCATCGTGCCGGCCGATACGCGCACGCCGTACGATGTGCGCGAGGTCATCGCCCGCGTTGTCGACGGCTCGCGCTTCGACGAGTTCAAGGCCCGCTTCGGCACGACGCTGGTCTGCGGTTTCGCCGCCCTGCATGGATTGCCTGTCGGCATCATCGCCAACAATGGCGTGCTCTTCTCCGAGGCGGCGCTGAAGGGCGCGCATTTCATCGAGCTCTGCGCCCAGCGCGGCATTCCGCTGCTCTTCCTGCAGAACATCACCGGCTTCATGGTCGGCCGCAAATACGAGGCGGAGGGTATCGCCAAGCATGGCGCCAAGCTCGTCACCGCCGTCGCGACGGCGAAAGTGCCGAAGCTCACCGTGCTGATCGGCGGTTCCTACGGCGCGGGAAACTACGGCATGTGCGGCCGGGCCTATTCGCCGCGTTTCCTCTGGACCTGGCCGAACAGCCGCATTTCGGTAATGGGCGGCGAGCAGGCGGCCGGCGTGCTGGCGACCGTCCGGCGCGAGGGCATCGAGCGCACCGGCGGAAGCTGGAGCGCCGAGGAGGAGGCCGCCTTCAAGCAGCCGACCATCGACATGTTCGCCCGCCAGAGCCACCCGCTCTATGCCTCGGCACGGCTTTGGGATGACGGCATCGTCGATCCGCGCAAGACGCGCGACGTGCTGGCGCTCTCGCTTTCGGCGGCGCTCAACGCGCCGGTCGAGCCCACCCGTTTCGGCGTCTTCAGGATGTAG
- a CDS encoding RidA family protein codes for MKRELINAKNAPAPRGGYTQAVKIEDFKTLLFISGQIPVSDDDKVPETFEDQARLVWRNIDAQLKAAGMSKADLVKVTTFLADRHHATANREIRSDYLGAVAPAMSVVIASIFDGKWLLEVEAIAAQ; via the coding sequence ATGAAACGCGAACTGATCAATGCCAAAAACGCCCCCGCCCCGCGCGGCGGCTATACGCAGGCCGTGAAGATCGAGGATTTCAAGACGCTGCTGTTCATCAGCGGCCAGATTCCGGTTTCGGACGACGACAAGGTGCCCGAGACGTTCGAAGATCAGGCGCGGCTCGTCTGGCGCAACATCGACGCGCAGTTGAAGGCCGCCGGCATGTCGAAGGCGGATCTCGTCAAGGTCACGACCTTCCTTGCCGACCGTCACCACGCGACTGCCAACCGCGAGATCCGCAGCGACTATCTCGGCGCGGTCGCCCCGGCGATGAGCGTCGTCATCGCATCGATCTTCGATGGGAAATGGCTGCTCGAAGTCGAAGCCATCGCCGCGCAATGA